A region of the Silene latifolia isolate original U9 population chromosome 9, ASM4854445v1, whole genome shotgun sequence genome:
aatcttatttaaagtccaaagtttttcttacgtataaaattaacattttttcttataaatattaaatagttTTTAAGGGTTGAACTCTCTAGAtgaaaaaaaaatgttaaaacttgaaaaGTTAATAGTATGTAACGTTACTTTTAAAGTTTCTTATATAATAAGAATACTACTCATGTATGTTCGTTATTTAAAAATTCAGCTTAAAAATTAAAAACTAAATAACTTATTGCTAAACtactaaatttgagtagaaaaggagatgatataacaatatataattatataattgtgaaaccaccaaaattaaaagtataatacaaataaatttcactattgtgggggtaataatacaaactcttataagagctatctaagacaatatttaaaagactcaaaaaattttggtTTGGTATTTAAATTCCAAGGATGACTCataatttataatcataggattacCCCACATTATGTTAAACTTTCGATGTGagataattctactatttataataatagAATCAGCACACCTTACGTTAATCTTTCGATATGGGATAATTTTCCTATATTTATAATAGGATGACCACACCTTATGGTAATtttccgatgtgagacaattctactatttatacgtagtacgTTCACCACATCTTATTATTTTACGATGTGTGACATAATATACTAAGAATTACATcatctttttcgcacctagtTCGACATTCAACTCGATTTAATAACGTTTTGTTCTTtgtatcccccccccccccttccgtATGAACTCTTTTTGTAAGTCTTTTAATTTAAGTACATATTTAAACAAAAAGGCTGAAAACGGATAATtccgtcttaaataaaaattcgtgaataatgaaatacaaataaatttggtattaagacTACATAAGCTGTTATGGCCTATGGATTTTTTAGGAAAATGTTTTTGTAGCATTTTGTTATGAGTGTGTTGGCAGTTCCTAGAGCTAATATGGTAGCTGCACCTTAAGCTCTTTGCTATACTTGAATTTCTTCAACTGTTGTCCGCTTAATTGTTTGACTAATATTCAGTTAATTGGTCCCATTGTAATGAAATCATACTTAACTCATTTTTATATTCACATTCTCATTAAATTGAATTAATCAATATTAATCGCTTTTAAGACTTATTAATTATGGAGATCATGCATACTTATTTTTACATTTGTTAGTTAGTATTATCGGTGTTCGATTGTTAGATTAAAGTATAATATAATTAGATAATTGAATCAAGAAAATCAAGGTCGCTTGTATCAATTTAACTGTTAAAGCACAACAAATGTAACATATAGGACAACTGTAACATATAAGAGCtctttaagacaatacttaagagactcgaaagattttgggttgatatttaagttCAAAGGATGAGTCACATATATAATCATAGGATCGtcacaccttatgttaatctttcgatgtaggataattctattatttataattGGATGACCCCACCTTATGGTAATTTTCCCATGTGGGATAATGCGTGACATATAACTTACTAAGAAGCACGTCTTCTATTTCTCACCTAGTTCAACATCCTATACTGTTTATTAATAATCGtacttttttattcttttttttgtgtgcaaatgatatgaatcTCATACTCtaataatttcattttttttttatcccAAATcttattatataatttttttgcGATATCTTTttatcaaatgaaatgtaaaatgtttttatataaaaattataaacatgacTTGGATATATAATATATGAAATATATACTATAATAACTAAAatatccactttattttttatatcatattgtggaGATATGATATAAAATTTTAAGATCTCTTTAAGATAATACTTAAGAGATTTAAAAGATTTggattaatacctaagtttcaaggatgcctcctatttataatcatatgattaACCCAatttgttaatctttcgatgtgggacaactctATTATTTATACCTAATATATTCTCCACACTtaaattatttttcaatgtgggacatataatgtATTAAGAACTAAGAGGTACACTATCTTTAGTATATGCAAATGATAtaaaatctatactctaatgatagcattttttatcacgaatctaattatattattttcataatttttttaacaatactttgttgtcaaatgaaatggaaaaatttttatataaaaattggaaatatcacttgaatataatttaggaaatatatatattataataattaaaagattatccactatatttttacatcaaaaattattatttatgatactttcctaaattgatttttgatgatgtggacgctctagaatcgctcgaaaaaagcgtcttttataaatatatatagatgCAGtatgggttatttcataacaataatccatcctattggtggtatgcaataatcactccatcctattaataatctcaattaaatccaacctaagcaccataccttctaataacgaaccagctgatattttttttatgtttatgtgtatcaaataaacTAAGTACTTGATTCATtacttgaaaatattacacataaacttcacatatattaggttgtccaaaaactatcaaatattcccacataaacttaaaaaaaaatatcagctggttcgttattagaagatatggtgcttaggttggatttaattgtgattattgataggatgaagtgattattgcagaccaccaataggatggattattgttatgaaataaccctagtAGTAtttatgagttttttttttttgagttacaTTATAATTTGCTCACCGTATATGTAAAAGAGTTCGGAAATGGATGATTCAATTTTGGTCTGTTGGATCAGATTCGGCAAAAATGTGTTTTGGTTATATTATTTCTAGTCATTTTGGACGTAAACATTTAATTTAAGGTGGATAGTTGACCGTTGCAAGTCTAAGTCAATGGTCATGGATTGGGTCTTtctcaaagttttttttttttgaggtgtAAAGTTAGTAGCATTAATATTAAGAAAATAAGGATGCAGCATCCAAATCCACAAGAGTCACGATATGCTCAGGGAACGAACTCACCCAAAGCCTAGTCGAGTAATCAATCGGCATTAGATGAGCCATACTATGGGCCACACCATTACCCTCCCTACGAACGAAATTAAACCGAATACAAGTAAAAGCATTAGCTAGCTCTAAAATAACAATTCCAATTCTACCAAGATAGTTTGATGGGACACTTTTCGACTTCAACATGGTGATCAAAGTAGCAGAATCCGATTCGAGCACCACATTAATTAACCCCATTTGCGCCGCTACTCTTAGGCCAAATTCCGCCGCTTTCGCCTCAGCAATATCCGGATCCCATACATCTCGAACTTGTTTGACCCCGACTCTTTCCACCTTACCTTCATGATCCCGCACAACCATTCCGAGGCCACAACCCATATCACCAAACAGGCCTGCATCAACATTAATCTTCCACTCCCCTATCCCCGGAGGCACCCACCTCACACTTTCGCCCCTGCCTCGTACCACGCCTACACCACATTCTGGTTGTGCATCCAGCCATGCGTTCCAAAAACTCAAAGCTCGTTCCACAATCCGTTGAGGTACTGTCCGCACTTCCCCATGATACTCCTCATTACGACCATTCCAAATAGCCCATAAAAGGACCATAAGCTTACACACATTCTCGCCCTGCTCATTCATAATGAAATGGTGCACCCAATCCACCATTCTCACCCCATTCCACTCCTTGTCAACCACCGCATCCACACCCGCAGCCTCCCAAACTTGTCGAGCAAAGGAGCAGTCTAATAAAGCATGGGTTTCACTCTCAACAGAAATAAGGCAACGTTTACAAGTCGGATCGGCATCCTTAACCCTTTTTTGCACATTGAGCCCGCAAGGTAATACCCCTTTGCACACTCGCCATACAAAATTTTTGATTTTCGGGGGAAGTTTGAGACGCCATAATTTCAGCCATAACTTTGATCCATCGCTTGAAGTTCCCCTATCCCGATTACTCTCCTGCATCCTACGAATAAAATGATAGCCAGACTTCACAGTGTACAAACCGTTTTTGGTGTTGTTCCAAACAAGTCTATCACACTCATGGGTTGAACAAAGAGGTATTCGGAGTATATCACGGACCTCAAACTCATACAAGTGTCGTCGGAGCAAATCCTCATTCCACCTTATCGGGTCATCCAAGAACCAATCTGCAACCACGCTATTATTTAGGCCTGAGATAGGCGAAAGTAAGCGTGGACCTGCTTCCGAGATGCTCCACTGGTCATGCCAAAACCTGATATTTCGACCATCCCCAATAAGCCATCTACTTCCACTCCGAAAAACCGTGAAAGCATCCATAAGACTTCGCCAAACAAACGATGGATGATGCCCAATTGACGCCTTTAGAATATCTCCCGAGGGGAAATACCGAGCTGCAAGTAGACGTGAAACCAAGGACTGAGGTCTATCATATAATCTCCACAATTGCTTTGTCAGCATGGCGAGATTAAAAGTCTCAAAATGACGGAAACCCAGACCACCATCCTGTTTAGCACTACACAATTTATCCCAAGCAACCCAATAAATCTGTCGTTTCTCGCCACTGTGACCCCACCAAAAGCGAGCCAAATCACCCTCAATCCCAGAGCAAAACGTAGACGGAAATTTAAAAAGTCCCATAAAATAGGTAGGAATCGATTGGGCAATGGCCTTTATAAGAATTTCTCTACCTGAATATGAGAGCAATTTACCTTTCCAACCTTTTAATTTTTTCCAAATCCTTTCCCTAATTGGATTAAGAGCCACTGACTTGTTACGACCAACAATCGCTGGTAATCCGAGATATTTACCAGGTATTTCAACAATAGCAGCCTGTAGGATAGAGCAGACTGAATCCCTGTCCTCAACACTCGTGCTTGGGCTAAAGAATAGCTCTGATTTCTGCATATTTAATCGCTGTCCTGAGGCCGCTTGATAGAGATTAATTGTATCGTGGATCGTTTCAGCATTACGTTTGTCAGCCCGACATAAAATTAGAGAATCATCCGCAAAAAATAGATGCGAAATGGCCGGAGCACCCCTACAAATACGTATACCGTGCAAACTTTTCCGTTCCACATCCCTTGAGATCAACCTCGAAAAGACATTAGCGCACAAGATAAAGAGATAAGGTGATAAGGGATCACCTTGTCGAAGCCTCCGTTTGGGTCGGATATAATCAGAGGCCACCCCATTCACCAAAACAGCCGATCTCACAGTCCGAACGCATCGCATAATCATATCAACCCATCGGGGAGCAAAGCCCATCTTCACCATAATCCGCTCCACAAAAACCCATTCAACCCTATCATACGCTTTACTCATGTCCAATTTTAAAGACATATATCCTTTCCTGCAATGATGGTGCGATTTTAGAAAATGGAAACTCTCAAATGCTATAATAGCATTATCAGCAATAAGCCGGCCCGGAATAAAAGCACTCTGTTCTAATTCAATTAATCCGTCCAAGAAAGCCTTAAGCCTTCCCACCAACACCTTAGAAATAAGCTTATATACAACATTACAGAGAGATATAGGTCGATAATTATTCAACTCCGTGGCCTGCTTGATTTTCGGAATAAGCACAATATGAGTATGATTGACATTAGTAATGTCCTCCCTGCCATCAAGACACTTTATCACATAATCCGCAACATCATTACCAATAATATGCCAAAATTTTTGGAAAAAATTAGCATTGAGACCATCCGGACCCGGCGCCTTACACGGTTTCATTTGGTTGAGAGCGTTAGTGACTTCCTCCTTAGTAAAGGGCTTGAGGAGCTCACTATTAATGTCGTCCGTAACACAAGGTACGATACAGTTCAACGCTTCCTCCATTCGTGACGGATTTGAGGAAGCAAATAAATTATCAAAATATGTCATGGCTAGCTTCCTCTTGGCTTCCTCATCGGTAACCCAAAGCCCGCCTTCATCTTTCAACCGGGCAATATGATTCCTTCTTTTACGATTCGATGCTCTGAGATGAAAAAATCTGGTATTCTTATCACCCTCCATTAAATAATTCACCCGGGATCTTTGGCGCCAATACGTCTCCTCGGCTAATAGTAGCTCATCTAACTTCGCACACATCAATCCTCTCTCAATGACTGCATCTTGATCATGAAAGCAAGAATCAAGAAAATTCATACGATTCCTAGTCTCATCAATTTTCTTTCGAAAATCTCCAAACTGGACCTTACTCCATTCCGTCAATTTCCGCGTACACACATCAAGCCGATATGAAGCAAGATGTCCATGATTTTGGTCCATCACCTCAGTCCAAGCTCCATGTATAACCTCCTCACACTCCTTACTGGTAACCCACATATCCTCAAACCGGAATCGCTTCCCCTTTTTCTGCTTGGTTGGTACAAACATCGACAACTTAATTGGGATGTGATCAGACTTATCATAATCAAGATGATGCAAAATTGTAGACGGGCACGACTCCAAAAAAGACGGGGACACAAGAGCCCTATCAAGCCTCTCATGTATCGCTTCCAACCCACCCCCTTCTATTCCACCATGTAAACGAACCTCCCGAAAAACCTACATCCACCAAGCCACAATCATCCATTGCTTCCCGAAACTCATCCATCACCCCCTGTTCTCTCGGCACACCCCCTTGCTTCTCATGCTCAAAAAGAATTTGGTTAAAATCCCCTATCATCACCCAGGGAAGATCAGATAGGGATTTTAATTCACGCATCAATTGCCAAGTTCTCCATTTATCATCATTTCCAGCCCACCCATACATACCCGTAAGTCTCCATTCCTGCAAATCAAAGAGACCCCTAATCACAACATCAATATGGTGCGCAGTAGAAGATATAACCTCCACGTCCACCCCTTCCCTCCATAAAATAGCCACACCCGCAGAACGACCAACAGAATCAATTCCCACACCTTCGTAATCTCCTCCTAGTCTACTTATTACTCCTTGCATTTCTAAACTCCCTAACTTTGTCTCTAATAATAAAACTACATCCGCCCTCTCCCCCCGTAGCAACCCCCTCAACCTAACAACTGCCGGGTCGTTGCCTAGCCCCCGACAGTTGTAGCAGAGGAGACTCATGGCTCCCGGCGGGGTTGCAATGTCGCAACCTCCGCCGATGAATCAATCAAAATAGTTGTATCAAACTCCTCAACACAATCCTCCTTCTGTCCACTCCCACCAATAAAGTCCACACTATCAACTTCTGTTATCTCATTTCCATCATTCTTAGACCATACAAAGTTTGGTACATCCCCTGTGACCATACCCCCATTCACCCTCTTTGAAGCGCCCTCATCCCCAAGCTCCTGGACATCTCTAATTCGTTTCCTTGAAAATGTAGCTTCCCATTTCCCTCTCCTACGCTCCACCTCTCTAACCAGACGTCGCCATTTCTGAGTAGGACCTACCTCCTTCCCCTGGCCAGAGACATCCTCAACATGATCAATATTCCTGTTTTCAGAAATCACCTCTGAGCTTTCTCCACAAACTACTGTTAGAGCTGTTCGCTTCGACACATGTACTTGCGATGATTTCACTTTTGGGTTTATCGCTACCTCTTGCAGTTTCTTAACCATGCTTTCTATAGCCTGAACTTCTTCCTCATTCTTCATCTCAGCAAAAACTGCACTTAACACTCTTCCCACACCAGACTTCCCTTTATCTTTCTCCACCTTTCTCACTGGCTTCCATGGAGAAGCCCTTATCCACGCTCCATACTCGTGCGTACCCTCCTTATAAGGGCCCTCTTCACAGTCCTTCTCGCCATGGCCAAGGGAACCACAACCATAGCAGAACAGAGGAAGGCGTTCATACTTTACAGAAAAATTCACCTTTACACCACCTTTCATACGTATGGGCACTGATTTCTTTAAATTCGTACGAACATCATGAAGGACTCTGATACGAATTGCACGATCAAGTTGTGGATAATCAGACTTATCCTTACACACATACACTCCAATCTGGTTTCCCAACTTACGACAGTTTTCCTCCAACCCCCTTCCCTCCAGTGGTAAATCATAAACACGTACCCAAAACGGCACAAACGAGAGCGGTACATCCCATAAGTTACCATCAGTCTTAGGATCATTTAGACACCATACAAACGAGTCAAAGTGCCAAGGTTGGCCTTCAAGGACCCTCTCCTTATCTTTAGGATCATGAAAATAAAAAATGAACGTTTTTGTACTTGCATCCAGAATATTACCTTTTACTTCATTTTTCGAACTCCAGAGTTTGCACATTGTCTCAATTGTTGCTTTGGTGTTCACTGGTTTAGTACCCCATAAACGTCCAATCAGAGCAAGATTAGAAGACTGCACACCCTCCTTTCCATCCCCGCCATCCCATTCGAAAGCATTATAGTCATCTCCCTCCACATCCCAATCATCTCCCACAAGCGCCATTACACTTACAGACCGAAAAAAAACagacaaaagaagaaagaaaacccCAAAAAGGGAGACGAAATCACCGAAACAGGGTAAGAAACCGCTCACAGGAGTTATCCAAGAGGGACGGTTTTATTCGGGTGGTTTGGGTCAATTTTAGATCAGATCTGTTTTGTACATGTAGTTTTAAATAGTCATTATCCAATGTTTGATCGGTTTAAGTTAAGTTAGGTTGGAATTGAAGTTTGGAGCTAGTAATTAAATATACGATCACACTTGATAATAAGGCTCAATCATCTGATGGTGATCTAGTCCCGCTAATATTGACAAGTACTAGGTCAGTATTAGCAGGACTAGATCATCAGATGACTGTACCTTATCATTAATGATCGTATATTCAAGTACTAGGATTTTTACTAGGACTAAGAGTAGTGTTGATCATTTGTCTCATTTAACTAGTAGAGTAGTAGGTAGTAAGGCGGGCATTGAACATTCGCTATGGTATCATTTATCACTATCATCAATAATAGGAAcaattataatagttgggcctcaatcatgatagatgaaccatctcaaccaaaaccttaaggtgatggttgagacccaactattataattgTTCCTATTACATACgttccctcactcaaatgcccattgggctttaagagtggttggttgtgcaccggctcccccatACCGTGTGCTGGTATTCCACTTCCAGAGTTTTTGAGGGGTTTTGAGGGTGCcaggattcgaacccgtgaccttcggtcacactggctctgataccatgatagatgaaccatctcaaccaaaacctagAAGATTTTTCTCTGTAAATCGTGAAATTGAATAATGCTAAAACTTGAATGCAGGTTTGGAACCGGCTGCCAACAATAATGCCGTAGGTGATGACATAGGGAACAACAGGAATCAGGGTGGTGCTCAAAATGTTGGTGAAATCAATATTGATGCCATTGAAAATGATGGGGTTCGAGCCGGACATAATTCAAATGAAGGTGGAAATCAGACGATTGGTTCTGTTAAAATCAACCGTCGAAGATCTCCATAGGAGAAACTGCCCAAGTTCAAAATTTGATCGTGTTTGTTTTATGATGTTTACGAGTTTGCCGTCGGTTTCAATTTCCGTGTTTGTTTGTGTTGTGTGAGATTTTAAACATCTATATGGTTTTAGCTATCTCATAAAATGTTTTTAAGAGTACCATTTCATTTAGCAAATGTTTTGAAATTTGAACAACAGAGGTCGAGTTCAGTAACGCAACTCGACCACAGTCGAACATAAAGTCTTACAATCGTCTGCAGCGTAATTAACAAAGAGAAGCTGCTTCCCGACCAATTCACAACATAACATATATATGAACCACTAAACTCATCCGTTCTAATTTGTTTACTAGCTTAATTATTTGCTGTCTTCTCAGTAACCACGGGCATTGCCAAACTCGATACTGCCAACTTCTTGCAAGTCACCCTCATTAGTATTACCTCCAGCATTGAAAATGAATCGGCCATTTTGAGGGAAAATAGTGGGCAAAGAAGCTCCATTACAAGTGTTCCCAACTATGATACTCCCGACTCTTTGTTTCCCTTTTATGTTTATGTTGTTTCCGATATTAAATACCCATGCTGCACCTCCTTCTGTCCTCCCTGCGTAAATCATTTTACGATTAAAGGTCACTTTATGAACTTGTTGGAAAAGTTATGGTCGATACGTACACTAGCAAATTGATAGTAAACTGGTAGATTAATTACCTTGTTGAGGACGATATGGGTAGGCGCGGCCACCATAGTAGCTTCCAATATCAGTTGGATGATTTGTCGTAACTAACGACTGTGAGGCCGGAGGTGGAACAGAAATGAGTGCATTAGTTTGTTGATTGTTAGACTCATCAGGAGTATTCATGCTTGCTCTTATGGCTGAATTTGGGATAGGTTGCTCTAATTATAAGGCTGCCTCTGAATCCATACATATATATACAAGGCCAGCAAGGTAACTTTTATTTTATACTCACTTTACTGATGTCAACCATCAATAACTTTATCGTTAAACTAGTACTCGTATTGTCATGTTCAGAGTAAGGTATGTTCTTTTTCGCTTAATTTCAGCTCTGTctgttcagtttagttcagctcatCTCTTCATAGTGGGTTTTGAGCAATGaggttgatg
Encoded here:
- the LOC141602495 gene encoding uncharacterized protein LOC141602495 is translated as MNDPSDNKPGAGGRFQQFISFMSWALTGLWGLMRLYHTQGLEPAANNNAVGDDIGNNRNQGGAQNVGEINIDAIENDGVRAGHNSNEGGNQTIGSVKINRRRSP